The Coleofasciculaceae cyanobacterium genome has a segment encoding these proteins:
- a CDS encoding CARDB domain-containing protein → MTVDLKTSFGEILETPSIFPTQEGEVEVIITNQGDSTFTGSADLALYASTNSKLEKKDLNINEKGSLDKLDGQDEVLTGQSSNDTIGTITVDDLNLAPGESATVNLDFSSSDLRTPSVVAPGAYYLISEVDPNNTIPESKDGNNKAKQFISTDGSNVVQDWNSVFLNAVQASGADSYGFTSPDASGGDGTIPPVVPRNGALLHTAIFDTAVAFEGGFEPFAVDKLAPGGASVEAAVVGAAFTILSSKEVYSEQTPDFIAQKKRSLAEIGASNAEKTKGFEFGVEVAKELIELRDTDFTTPPGEVFEPTNKPGAWRPIITVNGEVVEQTPLGPQFESVPPFFIPSTQQFRPDGPPQFGSPKFARETEDVRMKGGLKDTDVTNITRTGEETEIAQFWSLDRTDTFRPPGHWNLIAQEAILQNQKNGEELSLIDTARLFAQLNIALTDAGVVSWDSKFDFDQPRPEQTINADPRNQIIPQPGFGYENIDGNPISKQDPDWDPLIGTPAFPDYTSGHATFGGAASKVLESFFGDDFGFEITSQDIPGLARSFDSFSQAAAENGDSRVFGGIHINSSSIEGLESGENIGQFVVDNALTPTDLI, encoded by the coding sequence ATGACAGTAGATTTAAAGACATCTTTTGGAGAGATTCTCGAAACACCCAGCATCTTTCCTACACAAGAGGGCGAAGTAGAGGTAATTATTACCAATCAGGGTGACAGTACCTTTACTGGTTCGGCAGATCTGGCTCTTTATGCTTCAACCAATTCAAAGCTGGAAAAGAAAGATCTTAATATCAATGAAAAGGGTTCTCTCGACAAACTTGACGGACAAGATGAAGTTCTGACGGGTCAAAGTAGTAACGATACCATCGGCACGATAACCGTCGACGATCTTAACCTAGCCCCTGGAGAATCGGCAACGGTAAATCTAGACTTTTCCTCTTCAGATTTACGTACACCCAGTGTTGTAGCTCCTGGAGCCTACTATTTAATATCTGAGGTCGACCCAAATAACACCATTCCAGAGAGCAAGGATGGAAACAACAAAGCCAAACAGTTTATTTCCACCGACGGCAGCAACGTCGTACAGGATTGGAACTCAGTATTTTTGAATGCTGTACAAGCTTCTGGAGCAGACTCCTACGGATTTACTAGCCCTGATGCTAGTGGTGGAGATGGAACAATTCCCCCAGTAGTCCCACGTAACGGCGCACTTCTACACACAGCGATTTTTGACACCGCCGTTGCTTTCGAGGGAGGATTTGAACCTTTCGCGGTAGATAAGCTGGCACCAGGTGGAGCATCTGTAGAAGCAGCAGTAGTAGGAGCAGCATTTACGATCCTTTCTTCAAAAGAAGTATATTCAGAACAAACGCCTGACTTTATCGCCCAAAAAAAGCGTTCTCTTGCCGAAATAGGCGCTTCCAATGCAGAAAAGACCAAAGGTTTTGAATTTGGAGTTGAAGTCGCTAAAGAACTCATAGAGTTAAGAGATACCGACTTTACTACACCGCCAGGCGAAGTGTTTGAGCCGACTAATAAACCAGGCGCGTGGAGACCGATTATTACTGTCAATGGTGAGGTTGTGGAACAAACTCCACTAGGACCCCAGTTTGAGAGCGTTCCTCCCTTTTTTATCCCCAGTACCCAGCAGTTTCGCCCCGATGGTCCTCCACAATTTGGTAGCCCTAAATTTGCTAGGGAAACGGAAGACGTTCGCATGAAAGGTGGATTAAAGGACACTGATGTTACTAATATTACTCGCACCGGCGAAGAGACTGAAATCGCTCAATTTTGGTCTCTCGATCGCACAGATACCTTCAGACCTCCTGGACACTGGAATCTAATTGCTCAAGAAGCAATTCTCCAAAATCAAAAAAATGGTGAAGAGTTGTCGCTCATAGATACGGCTCGTTTGTTTGCACAGCTAAATATTGCTCTGACTGATGCTGGTGTAGTTTCTTGGGATTCTAAGTTTGACTTCGATCAACCACGCCCAGAACAAACTATCAATGCCGACCCCAGAAATCAAATAATTCCTCAACCTGGTTTTGGTTATGAAAACATAGATGGCAACCCAATCTCGAAGCAAGACCCCGATTGGGATCCATTAATTGGTACTCCAGCATTTCCCGATTACACTTCAGGACACGCTACATTCGGTGGAGCAGCATCTAAAGTCCTCGAATCTTTCTTTGGTGACGACTTTGGCTTTGAGATTACGTCGCAAGACATACCAGGTCTGGCTCGCTCTTTTGATAGCTTCTCCCAAGCAGCAGCAGAGAATGGCGATAGTCGCGTCTTTGGCGGAATTCATATAAACTCGTCTTCCATTGAAGGCTTAGAATCAGGAGAAAATATCGGTCAATTCGTGGTTGATAA
- a CDS encoding calcium-binding protein has translation MVDINELQNLGLSPSEINRVDELENSLVDIESSKTANSANRFSVTQTTEQGVDVLGKPTGVFSPAQSPGDTVNEISGTSNDDDIVGTDFADNISARGGDDLVSARLGNDTIDGGSGDDDLAGQGGNDVIIGGRGSDVIFGDSRLSDDPSESFFGNDSISGGGDRDIIFSGLGNDTLRGNSGKDVLSGGDDNDSIGGGADKDKIAGGEGNDTLDGEVGNDFVYGEDGDDRVFGGNGDDLLYGDRRDSSSNAIGSDTINGGSGSDRLIGGADSDSLNGGSGSDRLIGVEDFQIQFDFGADTIDTLTGGSGRDTFVLGGTNENGEEVVFYDDGNPQQQGTDDYALITDFAFGDTFDAVGSSSDYTFGASPAGEPSGIGIYSEQGKVDELIAIVQSSLFGSASSSTVNSQGLPSVDTFDLSVNDLNLIQSGFEFQS, from the coding sequence ATGGTTGATATTAATGAACTACAGAATTTAGGATTGAGTCCTAGCGAGATTAATAGAGTTGATGAACTTGAGAACTCTCTTGTAGATATAGAATCTTCCAAAACAGCTAATTCTGCTAATAGGTTTTCAGTTACACAAACTACTGAGCAAGGAGTTGACGTACTCGGTAAGCCTACTGGTGTGTTTTCGCCCGCACAAAGTCCAGGGGATACAGTTAATGAAATCAGTGGCACTTCTAATGACGATGATATTGTCGGTACTGATTTTGCAGATAACATTTCTGCTCGTGGAGGAGACGATCTCGTTTCGGCTCGTCTGGGCAATGATACGATCGACGGTGGCTCAGGAGATGACGATCTTGCTGGACAGGGTGGAAATGATGTAATTATTGGCGGACGCGGAAGCGATGTCATTTTTGGGGATAGTCGCTTGAGTGATGACCCATCCGAAAGCTTTTTTGGCAATGACAGTATTTCTGGCGGAGGCGACAGAGACATTATCTTTAGCGGTTTAGGAAACGACACCCTCCGCGGCAATTCTGGAAAGGATGTCCTTAGTGGAGGCGACGACAACGACTCAATTGGTGGTGGCGCAGATAAAGATAAGATCGCTGGCGGCGAGGGCAATGATACTCTCGATGGTGAAGTTGGCAATGATTTCGTCTATGGTGAAGACGGGGACGATAGAGTTTTCGGTGGTAATGGTGACGACCTCCTCTACGGCGATCGCAGGGACTCATCAAGTAATGCAATTGGGAGTGACACTATCAATGGTGGTTCGGGTAGCGATCGCCTGATTGGTGGTGCTGACAGCGACTCTCTTAATGGTGGTTCGGGTAGCGATCGCCTGATTGGAGTAGAAGATTTTCAGATCCAGTTTGATTTTGGTGCTGACACCATCGACACTTTGACAGGTGGTTCAGGTCGCGACACCTTCGTACTTGGAGGCACTAACGAGAATGGTGAGGAAGTTGTTTTCTATGATGACGGCAACCCACAGCAACAAGGCACTGATGATTACGCTTTAATAACCGACTTTGCTTTTGGCGATACGTTTGATGCCGTTGGCTCATCGAGTGACTATACTTTTGGTGCTTCTCCCGCAGGTGAACCTTCTGGCATAGGAATCTATTCTGAGCAAGGGAAAGTCGATGAACTTATCGCCATTGTACAATCTTCGTTGTTTGGCTCGGCTTCTAGCAGTACAGTCAATTCCCAAGGCTTACCGTCTGTAGATACCTTCGACTTATCTGTAAATGATTTAAACCTCATTCAAAGTGGATTTGAATTTCAATCTTAA